A part of Phoenix dactylifera cultivar Barhee BC4 chromosome 2, palm_55x_up_171113_PBpolish2nd_filt_p, whole genome shotgun sequence genomic DNA contains:
- the LOC103699310 gene encoding cucumisin-like — MATKPFFLLYTLVVASFLICCHCTEERKVHIVYMGEKPKGGFAAKSMHHSILEAALGSSSGAKESLVYSYGRSFNGFAARLTDKEATRIQEMDGVVSVLPNTIIKLHTTKSWDFMGLTLGGTVRFPSEGDVIVGLLDTGIWPESDSFSDKDMGPPPAKWKGICQGSNFTCNNKIIGGRYYNSEGIYASTDFKSPRDSEGHGTHTSSTAAGALVPDTSYFGLAFGTARGGVPKARIAMYKVCWSFGCASADILAAFDDAIADGVDILSVSLGGPPRPFFRDPIAIGSFHAMKNGILTANSAGNSGPDPRTVTNVAPWTITVAASSIDRKFIAKVALGNGQIFIGNSINRFALVGTYSLIYGGGAPNISAGASGDISKYCFPGSLNSYKTEHKIVLCDSISDGSGVLMAHGLGVIMSDSEYSDLAFSYPLPATVISVEDGAQILAYIQSTSNPFATILMGETIEDVMAPTVVSFSSRGPNTVVPDMLKPDLTAPGVDILAAWSPVAPPSVSEDDPLRVKYNVISGTSMSCPHVSGAAAYIKSAHPGWSPAAIKSALMTTATVMDPRKNADAEFAYGAGQIDPRKALTPGLIFDASEKDYVDFLCKQGYNTSTLRLVTGDSSTCPNTTTIGNAWGLNYPSFALSVIDGQRILGVFPRTVTNVGAPNSTYYASWAAPYPLTVSVTPSLLSFSSVGETKSFTVTVRGGAISQQFISGYIVWRDATHTVRMPLVVYTTLPPDDDEPMAARVRRSFDGSSRHHNNGILGAN; from the exons ATGGCCACGAagccatttttccttctttATACGCTTGTAGTTGCATCCTTTCTGATATGTTGTCATTGCACTGAGGAAAGAAag GTCCACATTGTGTACATGGGGGAAAAGCCTAAGGGTGGGTTTGCTGCCAAGTCAATGCATCACTCCATCCTAGAAGCTGCCCTTGGAAG TTCTTCTGGTGCCAAAGAGTCTCTTGTGTACAGTTATGGGAGAAGCTTCAATGGATTTGCTGCTAGGTTGACTGACAAAGAAGCTACAAGGATTCAGG AGATGGATGGAGTGGTCTCTGTTCTTCCAAATACCATAATCAAGCTTCATACCACGAAGTCATGGGATTTCATGGGTCTTACGCTTGGTGGAACTGTACGCTTTCCTAGTGAAGGAGATGTCATCGTTGGACTGCTTGACACAG GAATTTGGCCGGAGTCTGATAGTTTCAGTGATAAGGACATGGGTCCCCCACCTGCCAAATGGAAAGGGATCTGTCAAGGCTCAAACTTCACTTGCAACAA CAAGATCATTGGAGGAAGGTACTACAATAGTGAAGGTATCTACGCCAGCACGGACTTCAAATCCCCGAGAGACTCTGAGGGACATGGCACACACACTTCCTCCACTGCTGCAGGAGCACTGGTGCCCGACACTAGCTACTTTGGCCTGGCATTTGGCACTGCAAGAGGTGGAGTACCAAAAGCAAGGATTGCAATGTACAAAGTGTGCTGGAGCTTTGGATGTGCATCAGCTGACATCTTGGCTGCATTTGATGATGCCATTGCTGATGGAGTTGACATACTGTCCGTCTCCCTCGGAGGACCCCCTCGTCCTTTCTTCCGCGATCCCATAGCCATCGGGTCGTTCCATGCGATGAAGAATGGCATCTTAACAGCCAATTCTGCAGGCAATTCTGGTCCTGACCCACGAACAGTGACTAATGTCGCTCCTTGGACAATCACTGTTGCCGCGAGCTCCATCGACAGGAAATTTATAGCCAAAGTTGCCCTCGGCAATGGACAGATCTTCATT GGAAACTCCATTAATCGATTCGCGCTCGTGGGCACATATTCATTGATATATGGGGGAGGTGCTCCAAACATCTCAGCAGGTGCATCAGGTGATATCTCCAAGTATTGCTTTCCTGGTAGTCTGAATTCCTACAAAACAGAGCACAAGATAGTGCTTTGCGACAGCATTTCGGATGGTTCTGGTGTCTTGATGGCCCATGGTCTTGGAGTCATCATGAGCGACTCGGAGTACTCCGACTTGGCCTTCTCTTACCCATTACCTGCAACTGTGATCAGCGTAGAAGATGGTGCGCAAATATTGGCATACATCCAGTCCACTAG CAATCCTTTTGCAACAATCTTGATGGGCGAGACAATTGAAGATGTCATGGCTCCAACTGTGGTCTCGTTCTCATCTAGAGGACCCAATACAGTCGTCCCCGACATGCTCAAG CCCGATCTGACTGCACCTGGCGTAGATATTCTCGCTGCCTGGTCTCCGGTGGCGCCACCTTCGGTCTCCGAAGACGACCCACTGAGAGTGAAGTATAATGTGATCTCCGGCACGTCCATGTCTTGTCCTCACGTTAGCGGCGCTGCTGCCTACATCAAATCGGCACACCCCGGGTGGTCGCCTGCTGCCATCAAGTCTGCTCTCATGACAACTG CGACTGTCATGGATCCAAGGAAGAACGCAGATGCCGAGTTTGCCTACGGCGCAGGCCAGATCGACCCGAGAAAGGCTCTGACTCCAGGATTGATCTTTGATGCATCCGAGAAAGATTACGTCGACTTCCTCTGCAAGCAGGGCTACAACACGAGCACTCTTAGGCTGGTCACCGGTGACTCGAGCACTTGCCCGAACACCACCACCATCGGGAATGCATGGGGCCTCAACTACCCATCCTTTGCGCTATCTGTGATTGATGGGCAGAGAATTCTAGGGGTCTTTCCTCGGACGGTGACCAACGTGGGAGCGCCGAACTCGACGTACTACGCCTCTTGGGCTGCGCCATATCCTTTGACGGTCAGCGTCACCCCTTCGctcctttccttctcttctgttGGGGAGACGAAGTCCTTTACCGTTACGGTCCGTGGTGGAGCTATATC